In Epinephelus lanceolatus isolate andai-2023 chromosome 13, ASM4190304v1, whole genome shotgun sequence, the following are encoded in one genomic region:
- the tmed10 gene encoding transmembrane emp24 domain-containing protein 10 produces MARLAALLLLPVLIESVFSISFFLPVNSRKCLREEIHKDVLVTGEYEITEQANTKTNLKITDSSSHTLYSKEDATKGKFAFTTEDYDMFEVCFESKSPMGTGRVPDQLVNLDMKHGVEAKNYEEIAKVEKLKPLEVELRRLEDLSESIVNDFAYMKKREEEMRDTNESTNTRVLYFSIFSMCCLIGLATWQVFYLRRFFKAKKLIE; encoded by the exons ATGGCTCGACTCGCTGCGCTACTGTTGTTACCGGTTCTTATTGAATCTGTATTTTCTATTTCCTTCTTTTTACCAGTCAACTCAAGAAAGTGTTTACGAGAGGAGATCCACAAAGACGTCCTGGTCACGGGGGAGTATGAAATAACCGAACAGGCGAACACCAAAACTAATCTGAAG ATCACAGATTCCTCCAGCCACACTCTTTATTCCAAGGAAGATGCAACAAAAGGAAAGTTTGCATTCACCACAGAGGACTATGACATGTTTGAGGTGTGCTTTGAGAGCAAATCACCCATGG GGACTGGAAGAGTGCCTGACCAGCTGGTCAATCTGGACATGAAGCATGGTGTGGAGGCCAAAAACTATGAAGAG ATCGCCAAGGTGGAGAAGCTGAAGCCTCTCGAGGTTGAGCTGAGGCGACTGGAGGACCTGTCGGAGTCCATCGTCAATGACTTTGCTTACatgaagaagagagaggaggagatgagggACACCAATG AGTCCACCAACACACGTGTGCTGTACTTCAGCATATTCTCCATGTGCTGTCTCATTGGGCTGGCCACATGGCAGGTCTTCTACTTGCGGCGCTTCTTCAAGGCAAAGAAGCTGATCGAGTAG